From Nicotiana tabacum cultivar K326 chromosome 22, ASM71507v2, whole genome shotgun sequence, one genomic window encodes:
- the LOC142175947 gene encoding uncharacterized protein LOC142175947 — protein sequence MYKVSDKGKMFDKNKSSSFFSMDPTSEDQTFSVTGTSTLMYSSNPYYLHPSDSPGMVLVNSLFDGKGYAGWSRAIVIALSSKNKVGIIDGSSSAPAIDAVQGASDITGYFTKVKKIWDELDALNTFDHCSCTCICGGKVKTLKSHQDGRLIQFLMGLNEAYSGVKSNILMMDLLPSVHHAYSLLIQDEKQREVHVSAHHPSKAAFMVSTQKFNGGQKPANT from the exons ATGTACAAGGTATCAGACAAAGGGAAAATGTTCGATAAAAACAAG tCGTCTTCTTTCTTCTCAATGGATCCTACCAGTGAAGATCAGACTTTCTCTGTTACTGGAACCTCTACCTTAATGTATTCTTCTAACCCTTACTATCTTCATCCTTCTGATTCACCAGGAATGGTGTTAGTCAATTCTCTTTTCGATGGAAAAGGTTATGCTGGGTGGAGTAGAGCTATTGTTATAGCTCTTTCATCCAAGAATAAAGTCGGTATCATTGATGGATCTTCCTCTGCTCCAGCTATTG ATGCAGTCCAGGGAGCTTCAGATATAACAGGTTATTTCACTAAAGTTAAAAAGATTTGGGATGAGCTGGATGCACTTAATACTTTTGATCATTGCTCCTGCACATGCATCTGTGGAGGCAAGGTGAAAACCTTGAAATCTCATCAGGATGGAAGATTGATACAATTCTTGATGGGGCTCAATGAAGCTTACTCAGGAGTCAAGAGCAACATATTAATGATGGATCTTCTTCCTTCAGTTCATCATGCCTACTCTCTACTAATCCAAGATGAGAAGCAAAGGGAAGTGCATGTTTCTGCACATCATCCCTCGAAAGCTGCTTTTATGGTGTCAACTCAGAAGTTCAATGGAGGGCAGAAACCTGCAAACACATAG
- the LOC107813293 gene encoding mitochondrial pyruvate carrier 1 produces the protein MAFFRAFLNSPVGPKTTHFWGPMANWGFVIAGMMDSRKPADAISGNMTAVLCVYSLLCMRFAWMVHPRNHLLLAFHVSNESVQLYQLSRWLKHQRYLPPKEDNVS, from the exons ATGGCTTTCTTCCGGGCATTCTTGAACAGTCCTGTTGGCCCTAAAACAACTCACTTCTGGGGACCTATGGCCAATTGGGGATTTGTCATTGCT GGAATGATGGATTCAAGGAAGCCCGCAGATGCAATATCCGGGAATATGACTGCAG TATTATGTGTGTATTCCTTATTGTGTATGAGATTTGCATGGATGGTACATCCTCGCAATCATCTGCTTCTGGCTTTCCATGTTTCAAATGAGTCAGTGCAGCTCTATCAACTTTCCCGTTGGCTAAAGCATCAGCG GTACTTGCCGCCGAAGGAAGACAATGTTTCTTAA